Proteins from a genomic interval of Sphingobacterium lactis:
- a CDS encoding MotA/TolQ/ExbB proton channel family protein, giving the protein MANAPKTTTAPAKQESGNAGNLFASLAIIICLVIGFLVYKFVMGDPSNFVDGNVENRPLPGNYLGMVYHAGYVVPVLLGLFLMVWVFSIERFIVIGKASGTGNVGNFVRKVQGLLRSGNIDTAIAECDKQKGSVANVIKAGLLKYKDVEAHPGLDTEKSVLAIQKEIEEATTLEMPMLEKNLTVIATLVSIGTLTGLLGTVTGMIKAFSALATGGTPDSAQLANGISEALINTATGIGTSTIAIIFYNILTSKIDTLTYSIDEAGFSIVQTYAANHK; this is encoded by the coding sequence ATGGCAAACGCACCAAAAACTACTACAGCCCCAGCTAAACAAGAGAGTGGCAACGCGGGTAATCTATTTGCAAGTTTAGCAATTATCATTTGTCTAGTAATTGGTTTCTTGGTTTACAAATTTGTGATGGGTGATCCTAGCAACTTCGTTGACGGAAATGTAGAAAACAGACCTCTTCCAGGAAACTATTTAGGAATGGTTTACCACGCTGGTTACGTTGTACCTGTATTACTTGGTTTATTCTTAATGGTATGGGTGTTTTCAATCGAGCGCTTTATTGTTATCGGTAAAGCATCTGGTACTGGAAACGTAGGTAACTTTGTAAGAAAAGTACAAGGATTATTGAGATCAGGTAACATCGACACTGCGATTGCAGAATGTGACAAACAAAAAGGTTCAGTTGCGAACGTAATCAAAGCTGGTCTTTTAAAATACAAAGATGTAGAAGCTCATCCAGGTTTGGATACAGAAAAATCTGTATTGGCTATCCAAAAAGAAATTGAAGAAGCAACTACATTAGAAATGCCAATGTTAGAGAAAAACTTAACAGTTATTGCAACGTTAGTTTCCATCGGTACATTAACAGGTCTATTAGGTACGGTAACAGGTATGATCAAGGCGTTCTCGGCTTTGGCAACTGGTGGTACTCCTGACTCGGCACAATTAGCAAACGGTATCTCTGAGGCCTTGATCAACACGGCAACAGGTATCGGTACATCTACTATTGCGATTATTTTCTACAACATCTTAACTTCTAAGATCGATACATTAACGTACTCTATTGACGAAGCTGGTTTCTCTATCGTACAAACATACGCTGCAAACCACAAATAA
- a CDS encoding diacylglycerol/lipid kinase family protein: protein MRKKRILFVINPVSGGKKKTAFNKQVLEVLDLNRFDPTFKITNHANHAHELAISAIEEQYDAVVAVGGDGTINEIGTALAGTDMPLGIVPEGSGNGLAYYLGIPMNESAALRRINRFDTMAIDCGRIGERCFFNIAGIGFDASVSDRFASETVRGPIGYLRTVLNVISGYKPKKYKLKIDGKEYEREAFMISVANSPQYGNNAYIAPNASINDGLLDVCVVHKFPLYTLPMMIFHLFNKTADQSEYVEIIPGKQICIEQEGKAPVHLDGEPMDLGQRVEITVEQQALNIIC, encoded by the coding sequence ATGAGAAAGAAGCGCATACTGTTTGTAATCAACCCGGTATCGGGTGGAAAGAAGAAAACAGCTTTCAACAAACAGGTCTTAGAAGTGCTTGATCTGAACCGGTTCGACCCGACCTTTAAGATCACGAATCATGCTAACCACGCCCATGAGCTGGCGATTTCAGCGATCGAGGAGCAGTACGATGCGGTCGTTGCGGTTGGTGGCGATGGGACGATCAATGAGATCGGTACAGCCCTTGCGGGTACGGATATGCCATTGGGAATCGTGCCTGAAGGCTCCGGAAACGGGCTGGCGTATTATTTGGGTATCCCGATGAACGAATCCGCGGCATTGCGCCGGATCAACCGATTTGATACCATGGCGATTGATTGTGGCCGGATCGGCGAACGTTGCTTCTTCAACATAGCGGGGATTGGTTTCGATGCCTCCGTTAGCGATCGCTTCGCATCGGAAACTGTCAGGGGCCCGATCGGGTACTTGCGGACGGTACTCAATGTGATCAGTGGCTATAAACCGAAGAAATATAAACTGAAGATTGATGGCAAGGAATACGAACGCGAGGCGTTCATGATTTCCGTTGCCAATTCCCCACAGTATGGCAATAACGCTTACATAGCACCCAATGCTTCCATCAATGATGGCCTCTTGGATGTATGTGTCGTGCATAAATTTCCGTTATATACTTTACCGATGATGATCTTTCACCTCTTTAATAAGACGGCGGATCAGTCGGAATATGTGGAGATCATCCCCGGCAAGCAGATCTGCATCGAGCAGGAGGGGAAGGCGCCCGTACATTTGGATGGCGAACCGATGGATTTGGGCCAACGGGTGGAGATCACCGTCGAGCAGCAGGCATTAAATATAATATGTTAA
- the metK gene encoding methionine adenosyltransferase: protein MAYLFTSESVSEGHPDKVADQISDALIDNFLAWDEDARVAIETLVTTGQVVLAGEVKSKIYLDVQKITRQVIEKIGYTKSEYMFEANSCGVLSAIHEQSADINQGVDRLTKQEQGAGDQGIMFGYANNETENYMPLALDLSHRLLYELAALRRENEEITYLRPDAKSQVTLEYDDNHKPVRIDTIVISTQHDDFGSEQEMQDKIKTDIINILVPRVKAQLKPELQALFTDEIKYHINPTGKFVIGGPHGDTGLTGRKIIVDTYGGKGAHGGGAFSGKDPSKVDRSAAYATRHIAKNLVAAGVADELLVQISYAIGVKDPMGIYVNTFGTSKVDKTDGEIAKIIAELFDMTPYGIETRLGLRNPIYAETAAYGHMGRTPKTVTKTFENSNGESKTVEVDLFTWEKLDYVDQVKKAFGL, encoded by the coding sequence ATGGCATATTTATTTACTTCCGAATCTGTTTCTGAAGGACATCCTGACAAGGTTGCAGACCAAATTTCGGACGCTTTGATCGACAACTTTTTAGCTTGGGATGAAGATGCGCGTGTCGCTATCGAAACGCTCGTAACAACGGGACAGGTTGTCCTAGCTGGAGAAGTCAAGTCTAAGATTTACTTGGATGTGCAGAAAATTACAAGACAGGTAATCGAGAAAATCGGATATACTAAATCCGAGTATATGTTCGAAGCGAATTCCTGCGGTGTGCTCTCGGCTATCCATGAGCAATCTGCAGATATCAACCAAGGTGTTGACCGCCTGACCAAACAGGAACAAGGCGCTGGCGACCAAGGTATTATGTTCGGGTATGCGAACAACGAAACCGAAAACTACATGCCCTTGGCATTGGACCTTTCCCACCGTTTATTATACGAACTTGCCGCGCTAAGACGCGAAAATGAAGAGATAACATACCTTCGCCCAGATGCGAAATCCCAGGTAACACTGGAATATGATGACAACCACAAACCTGTCCGCATTGATACCATCGTGATCTCAACGCAGCATGACGACTTCGGTAGCGAGCAGGAAATGCAGGATAAAATCAAGACTGACATTATCAATATCCTGGTTCCGCGTGTCAAAGCGCAGTTGAAACCGGAATTACAGGCTCTATTTACCGATGAGATCAAATATCACATCAACCCAACTGGAAAATTCGTTATCGGTGGTCCACATGGCGATACTGGCCTAACGGGCAGAAAGATCATTGTTGACACGTATGGCGGTAAAGGTGCGCACGGAGGTGGTGCATTCTCCGGAAAGGATCCGTCCAAGGTAGACCGTTCTGCAGCTTATGCTACCCGCCATATCGCAAAAAATTTGGTGGCAGCAGGTGTAGCTGATGAACTGTTGGTGCAGATTTCCTACGCCATTGGTGTAAAAGATCCTATGGGTATCTATGTGAACACGTTCGGCACAAGCAAGGTGGACAAAACGGATGGTGAGATTGCTAAGATCATTGCTGAACTATTCGACATGACACCTTACGGCATCGAAACACGTTTAGGATTGCGCAACCCAATCTATGCGGAAACCGCAGCGTACGGACATATGGGTAGGACACCTAAAACCGTTACCAAAACCTTCGAAAATTCAAACGGCGAATCAAAAACCGTCGAAGTTGATCTTTTTACCTGGGAAAAACTGGATTATGTTGACCAAGTGAAAAAAGCATTCGGTTTATAA
- a CDS encoding translation initiation factor — MSKQKKQRFEGIVYSTASDFDYVDFEGAADLDTLPNEKQKLKVGLDKKARKGKVVTLVTGFVGQDEDLQALAKVLKQKCGVGGSAKEGEILIQGDFKEKIIQYLLSEKYQVKSFGG, encoded by the coding sequence ATGAGCAAGCAAAAGAAACAGCGATTTGAGGGAATTGTCTATTCAACGGCATCGGATTTTGATTATGTAGATTTCGAGGGTGCTGCTGATTTGGATACCCTGCCAAACGAAAAGCAGAAACTTAAGGTTGGCTTGGATAAGAAAGCGCGCAAGGGAAAGGTAGTTACATTGGTTACCGGATTTGTTGGTCAGGATGAGGATTTGCAGGCATTGGCGAAGGTGCTCAAGCAGAAATGTGGCGTTGGGGGAAGTGCGAAAGAGGGTGAAATATTGATACAAGGTGATTTTAAGGAAAAAATTATCCAATATTTGCTTTCTGAAAAGTACCAAGTTAAATCGTTTGGGGGTTAG
- a CDS encoding M16 family metallopeptidase, translating to MVHKIFQLENGLRILLQPNPSAITHACLLVDAGSRHEQEGKFGTAHFIEHLLFKRTERRSTNQILNRLEVVGGDLNAYTTKEYTCIHASFLNPYLDRALDLFEDILFHSVFPKDEMEKEKGVILDEMASYLDSPEEAIMDDFEDLVFKGSGLGHNILGLEEDLKNISQGDIKQFVDQHYDMHKMVVAISGNYSEKKVLAMANKIFGKVKSASWDKVQEDPVKQKVQHITLERPINQAHVVMGGYAYGIHDSHKTGLLLLNNLLGGYGMSSILNLNIREKYGIAYTIESNYSLYSDTGLFSIYFGTDDEKVEKTMKLIHKELDKLKGERLRPNALEKAKNKFKGQIALAEENRMSLLIAEGKNILDYGHIISLKEVFDKIDRVNSDEVLEIANTVFSTENLFTLSFVPED from the coding sequence ATGGTTCATAAAATTTTCCAGCTTGAAAATGGGTTGCGCATTTTGTTGCAACCGAATCCGTCGGCGATTACACATGCCTGCCTATTGGTTGATGCCGGTTCGAGGCACGAGCAGGAAGGCAAGTTCGGGACGGCCCATTTTATTGAGCACCTGCTCTTCAAGCGGACCGAACGCAGGAGCACCAACCAGATCCTCAATAGGCTTGAGGTGGTCGGTGGAGACCTGAATGCCTATACCACGAAAGAATATACCTGTATCCATGCATCCTTCCTGAATCCGTACCTGGATCGGGCATTGGACCTTTTTGAGGACATTCTGTTCCATTCGGTTTTCCCGAAGGACGAGATGGAAAAGGAAAAGGGTGTGATTCTGGATGAGATGGCTTCCTATCTGGATAGCCCTGAGGAGGCCATTATGGATGATTTTGAAGACTTGGTCTTCAAGGGGTCGGGTTTGGGCCATAATATCCTCGGCTTGGAGGAAGACCTCAAGAACATCTCCCAAGGTGATATCAAGCAGTTCGTGGATCAGCATTACGATATGCACAAGATGGTCGTTGCGATCTCCGGGAATTATTCGGAAAAGAAGGTGTTGGCGATGGCCAATAAGATTTTCGGCAAGGTGAAATCGGCAAGCTGGGATAAAGTACAGGAGGATCCTGTTAAACAGAAGGTACAGCACATCACCCTGGAACGACCAATCAATCAAGCGCACGTGGTCATGGGGGGATACGCCTATGGCATTCATGATTCCCATAAGACCGGCCTGTTGCTGTTGAATAATCTGTTGGGCGGGTATGGGATGTCCTCTATCCTGAACCTGAACATTCGGGAGAAATACGGTATTGCCTATACCATTGAATCCAATTACAGCCTCTACTCGGATACTGGCCTGTTCAGTATCTATTTCGGGACCGACGACGAGAAGGTCGAAAAGACCATGAAGTTGATCCATAAGGAACTCGATAAATTGAAGGGGGAGCGACTTCGTCCGAATGCGCTGGAGAAGGCCAAGAACAAGTTCAAGGGACAGATTGCCTTAGCGGAAGAGAACAGGATGAGTCTGCTGATCGCTGAGGGGAAGAATATCCTGGACTATGGCCACATCATCAGTTTGAAGGAAGTCTTCGATAAGATCGATCGAGTGAACAGCGATGAGGTCCTCGAGATCGCCAATACGGTCTTCAGTACAGAAAATCTTTTCACGCTTTCTTTTGTACCCGAAGATTAA
- a CDS encoding ExbD/TolR family protein, whose protein sequence is MGKAKVKRASTVIDMTAMCDVSFLLLTFFVLTATARQPETLMVDTPASTTLDKLPDDNLSIITVGDNGKVFFTIKNPNVREMTLKNMSAKYGVAFSEEDYKKFKSLEDFGVPFKQVRALLSLEPAKRTIEVQPGIPVDSTEELSNELYHWVQQARLATVEFNRDRESEDKNFTNPGAMTVAIKADAEEKYAVMNLIIETLRNQKQNKFSFVTGLRQEK, encoded by the coding sequence ATGGGAAAAGCAAAAGTAAAAAGAGCCAGCACAGTCATCGACATGACGGCGATGTGTGACGTATCTTTCTTACTTCTTACCTTCTTCGTATTGACCGCTACGGCGCGTCAACCTGAGACACTGATGGTAGATACTCCTGCTTCCACAACCTTGGACAAATTGCCAGATGATAACTTATCGATCATCACGGTTGGGGATAACGGAAAAGTATTCTTCACGATCAAAAACCCGAATGTGCGGGAAATGACCTTGAAGAACATGTCTGCCAAATACGGTGTTGCATTCTCAGAGGAAGATTATAAGAAGTTCAAGAGCTTAGAGGATTTCGGTGTGCCATTCAAACAGGTTCGCGCATTATTATCCCTGGAGCCGGCAAAACGTACCATCGAGGTACAGCCTGGAATTCCGGTTGATAGTACCGAGGAACTGTCAAATGAATTGTACCACTGGGTTCAGCAAGCTCGTCTAGCGACAGTTGAGTTCAACCGTGATCGTGAGTCTGAAGACAAAAACTTCACAAACCCGGGCGCAATGACCGTAGCTATCAAAGCGGACGCTGAAGAGAAATACGCAGTAATGAATTTGATCATTGAAACCCTGAGAAACCAGAAACAGAACAAGTTCAGTTTCGTTACAGGTTTACGTCAGGAAAAATAA
- a CDS encoding ExbD/TolR family protein, producing the protein MAELNQDGGGGKKGGKVRSKKNGGRVDLTAMVDLAFLLITFFMLTTSLNKPQAMDVNMPDKNKDKNELNPEIEIADNRSITLLLGSDNKIAWYYGQLANPISAPAVVDYSKEGIRKIVLEKKAQVPQVSGGKDLIVVIRPSDKSVQRNLVDILDEMKITDVKRFMISKIKPEEVEVLKTNGIYND; encoded by the coding sequence ATGGCAGAATTAAATCAAGACGGCGGCGGCGGCAAAAAAGGCGGCAAAGTAAGGTCGAAGAAAAACGGGGGACGTGTAGATTTAACCGCGATGGTGGATTTAGCATTCCTTTTGATTACCTTCTTCATGCTTACGACTTCCTTGAACAAGCCTCAAGCTATGGACGTGAACATGCCTGATAAGAATAAGGATAAGAATGAATTGAATCCCGAGATCGAAATCGCGGATAACCGTTCCATCACCTTATTGTTAGGGTCAGATAACAAGATCGCTTGGTATTATGGCCAATTAGCAAATCCAATCTCTGCACCTGCCGTAGTAGACTACAGCAAAGAAGGAATCCGTAAGATCGTGCTTGAAAAGAAAGCACAGGTTCCTCAGGTGTCAGGTGGAAAAGACTTAATTGTCGTAATCCGTCCAAGTGACAAGTCTGTTCAGCGTAACCTCGTTGACATATTAGATGAAATGAAAATCACTGATGTGAAGCGTTTCATGATTTCGAAGATCAAACCTGAAGAAGTTGAGGTTTTGAAAACCAACGGAATCTATAACGATTAA
- the fabD gene encoding ACP S-malonyltransferase gives MKTAYIFPGQGAQFVGMGKDLYESNEESKALFEKANEILGFRITDLMFEGTEEDLKQTKVTQPAIFLHSVILAKALGDQFQPAMVAGHSLGEFSALVAAGALTFEDGLRLVAQRANAMQKATELEPGTMAAILGLDDVIVEEVCAQVDDIVVPANYNCPGQLVISGSVSGVDMACEKLLEAGAKRALKLNVGGAFHSPLMEAAKQELQAAIENVEIQIPVCPIYQNYDALPYQDPTAIKDNLIAQLTGAVRWTQSVETMLADGAENFVEVGPGAVLQGLVKKVNRQIPTSSAAI, from the coding sequence ATGAAAACAGCATACATTTTTCCAGGTCAAGGTGCGCAATTCGTAGGAATGGGCAAGGATCTGTACGAGAGTAATGAAGAATCGAAAGCCCTTTTTGAGAAGGCAAACGAAATATTGGGCTTCCGCATTACAGATTTAATGTTCGAAGGAACAGAGGAAGATCTGAAACAGACGAAAGTAACACAACCTGCTATATTCTTACATTCGGTTATCTTGGCGAAAGCATTGGGGGATCAATTCCAACCGGCGATGGTTGCGGGACACTCCCTAGGTGAATTCTCAGCTTTAGTTGCCGCTGGTGCATTAACTTTTGAAGATGGCCTTCGTTTAGTGGCACAGCGTGCAAATGCGATGCAGAAAGCGACCGAATTGGAGCCGGGTACCATGGCTGCCATCTTAGGGCTGGATGATGTTATCGTAGAAGAAGTCTGTGCGCAGGTAGATGATATCGTTGTTCCGGCGAACTATAACTGTCCGGGGCAATTGGTGATCTCGGGTTCCGTATCCGGTGTGGATATGGCGTGCGAGAAATTGCTGGAAGCTGGCGCGAAACGCGCACTGAAATTGAATGTGGGCGGTGCATTTCACTCGCCATTGATGGAAGCTGCGAAACAAGAGCTGCAGGCGGCCATTGAAAATGTGGAAATTCAGATTCCGGTTTGTCCGATCTACCAGAATTACGACGCACTACCTTACCAAGATCCTACCGCTATTAAGGATAACCTGATTGCACAATTGACTGGTGCCGTACGCTGGACGCAATCTGTAGAGACGATGTTGGCAGATGGTGCAGAAAACTTTGTGGAAGTTGGCCCTGGTGCCGTACTGCAAGGTTTGGTGAAGAAAGTAAACCGCCAGATCCCGACCTCTTCGGCAGCGATTTAA